Genomic DNA from Molothrus aeneus isolate 106 chromosome Z, BPBGC_Maene_1.0, whole genome shotgun sequence:
TATCAGGAGCGGCAGAGCTGGGTGCGGTACCCGGGTTGTTGTCACTCGGGCTGTGTGCGGAGGAAATGGCCCCTTCCTGCAGCCTCAGATCGGGTTCCCTGGTCACTGGGAGCTGCCGGGAGAGCTCATGTTCCCAAGTGTCCATCCGGGCAGTTCTGACCCACTTTGGGGGTGATTCCccgggaaaaaaaatctaccgACGCAGTGAGGCtgatgctgcaggcagagcactgccctgtgggcgCCAGCTTCAGTTCACCATTGGGCGGTCTGGCAAGGGACGAGGTCTCTGAGTGTCTGTGGAAAGGGCGATCATGGGGCGGAGGcggctgtggggctggcagctgtggggctggcagccgCCTCAAAGCAGTGCCGGCCgctcctgtccccaccccgCCAGCTCCCCACAGGGGATTGCTCAGTGGGGCCATGCAGGGTGACAGCCCCTTGCTGCTCCCATAGTCCCTGTGCTTGGCTAGTATTCCCTGGGgcattcccagtgctggagcaTGAGGCTGGCTGTGtccaggcactgcagccagccagtcctgctgcagcctgtgaaTAAGCAGGAACCTCTGTCTCCTGGGTTGGTGCATGGAGCTGCTTCTCACAATGAGGTCTTATGGCCACGCATCCCTTGATATTTGGGGGTTTGTCTTCCTCGCACCCTCCTAGTGGGAAGCggggctgagagctgctgaggcAGCATTTCCTGACTGTGGCAGTGGAGCAGCAGGCCTTTACCAAATGGAAAGAGTGCAAGGCCAGGCGTCAACAGGCTGGCGGAGGGCCAGGGCCACTGCTcctggccagccccagctcccagccctgtgcgtGGGGAGCCTGGGAAAGGGAGGGCTCTGGTCCTGCCAGCCTCATCTTGGCCAGGCGCCAGCCTGCCGAGGGTGACTCGCTCCACTGCCCCCGGCACTGTGCTGTGCATCAGCTGGGGGGGCTCCCTGCTTGGCTTCAGGCTGCCCAGTTGCACAGGGCCCTGGGGGTTCCTGCAGGAGAAGCTCCCGGCTCACTCCACCGCCTCTGTAAACAGGAAATCCACAAGCAGCTCCGATCTCCTTTTCGGGAGTGAAGCCTCACAGGGCATTCCTCCCCCTTTACTCACTGCTCTGCAAACCCCAAATACCATCCCCGTGACGGCATGGCTGCTATGGCCACCCTGCCCCAGCGAACGTGCCCTGTCCccctccagggcaggagctggaagtgTGAGGATATGGTGGGGCTGCACATGGCAAGGCTGGGAGAAGCCAGCATCAAACAGTCACTAGGGATGGAGATAACCCTATAGAGAAGCGAGGGAATGCGTGGTCAGGCAAGCCATTGCAGTGAACATGGGCTTGTTGCACAGCGCCAAGGGGTGTTCTGGATGGTAAACAGGAGTAATcattgaaaatgctttttacaATTTATGTATTTGACATGGGATGACTGAGGGGTTTCTGTTCCCCCAGGCTGAGGCTGAAGTGGCTTCCCTCAACCGCCGTATCCAGCTGGTAGAGGAGGAGCTGGACCGTGCCCAGGAGCGTCTGGCCACTGCCCTGCAGAAGCTGGAGGAAGCTGAGAAGGCGGCTGATGAGAGCGAGAGGTGGGATGGAAAGGGACAGTGGGAATGGTATTAGGTCACCATGGACTCCAGACAGCCCCCTTAGTTTTGCAGTGGGGTCCCTCTGAGATGACCTTATTGGggtttctgtttgctttcctgcAGACTTCAAAGGGAGAGAGCAAAGCCACAATCCAAAGAAGTCCCCCAGATACAGACACTCTTATCCAGAGCACAcataaaatcctgaaaaattttATCTGTTATTTATAAAAACACCAGACTGTAACCAAAGCCAGAGGACAATACAAGCATATTTTATTCCCCAGAGCAGCTTTAGACGCTCAAGGACAAAATAAGAGCCCTCTGACAAAATAAGGAAACCTCTGTGCTGGTAAATAAGGTCAGATTTGAGGACCAGACAGCCTCATTCAAAAAGACTTCTAGAGGGTGTATGTTGCCCCATCCTCAGGGCAAGTAGGTTTCCCAgactggagctgtgcaggcaaGGACACTCGGGTTGTATGGAAGCACCCAGCATGTCACAGTGTTCCTGGCAGTTATGTGAGCTCTTCCCTCATTGGCAAAGATCAATTTGAGCAACAGCATGAGTGAGAGGAGAAGAGTCTCCAGGACTCCTTCTGTGGGGGTTTGGTAATCCCCTGTTTGTGAGCATCAACCCGAACGAGAAAGGCTTTGCCACAGGATGTTTTCCAATATTTCCTAAGGGCTTCCAGCCTGTCAGGCTGTTTTTGTGGAGGTTGTGGCTGGCTCATCCTGGGCTGGACACCTTTTCGCCCCCAAATACGGGGTCAGACCCTGCCTGCTTGAGTGGCACCATAGCCATATTTCACTCTGGATCATAGCCCTGGGGCCAGCTCCACTGTAATTCTGCACAGGAGCATTTTTGGGGTACTCGTGGTGTGATCCTACAGTGTGCCATCCTCCCCGAGCAATGTCCCATGTCTCTGAAGCTAAAGGTGGTGTTGTTAGGGTACAGGATGTGCAGATGACACCTTGACCACAAGCAGTAAAATCTGGCATGGTCTTTCCTCAGAGGCATGAAGGTCATCGAAAACAGGGCCATGAAAGATGAAGAGAAGATGGAACTCCAGGAAATGCAGCTCAAGGAGGCGAAGCACATAGCAGAGGAGGCTGACCGCAAATATGAGGAGGTGTGTAGCCCATTCCCCAGTCCTGAcaccctggcagcacccagagccatCTCCTTATagccctgtgcccccagctggggcaggcaTAGGGCTAACATGGGTCACTTGCTGCCATCAACAGGTTGCCCGCAAGCTGGTCGTTCTTGAGGGAGAGCTGGAGCGCTCAGAGGAGAGGGCAGAGGTGGCGGAGAGGTGAGTGGGGCTCCTGGTGGGCAGCATGCAGGGGCCCCACACAGCCCTTGTCCCAAATCCTTGGCAGACATAGGGATGGGGATGTCTGTccctggaagcagcagggtCTGTCACTGGGGTGGTCTTTGGGATTGCAGGCTGGGGGTAGGGGTGTGCCAACCCACTGGCATCATATTCTTGACCCTGTTTTCTGCTGTCCCCCTCCCGGGGTGCCCCTCTTCCACCCCAGCCGAGTGAGACAGTTGGAAGAGGAGCTGCGGACCATGGACCAGTCTCTCAAATCCCTCATTGCCTCAGAGGAAGAGGTACTGGGGCAGGGGCGCGGGGCGATGTGCAGCAGCCCCTTCTCTCTATCGCTGTCTCTCAAACCATGCGAGCCACCTGTCTCCTTTCTGCACCACTGCCTCCAGCACCAGCCTCCCCTCGCCCCCCTCTCCAGCAGGTGCAGGCCGGGCAcgctcctccatccctccatccctgcttccctggCGGGGCCAGCGAGAGCTTGGCTGGTGGTGATGTACGAGGTATCCGTGCAAGGAAGTACAAGGAATGGATGAACAGATGcgtcctggcagctcctgctcgcAGTGGCTCTGCTCCTGGTCCACCTGCACTgagttttctcctttctcaacttgttttctctctttctttcctgcttCCCCCGTGCCTGTTctttctgctcctgcctctctcctgcCCTCTGGCCCCACTCCCCCCCTCCTGCCGGCCCTGCTTGGGATGTAGTAAATGTGGTGACCTAGAGGAGGAGCTGAAAATTGTCACCAACAACTTGAAGTCCCTGGAGGCCCAGGCTGACAAGGTAGGACCCAGGGAGGCTGCTAGGGTTGGGAAGAATGTGTGGggtctgggaatgctgcagtcTCCTGCTGGGGTGAAGGACAGCTGGAGGCATGCCTGGGGACTCACAGGTGCTTGTCTCTGTCTCTGCAGTATTCCACCAAGGAGGATAAGTACGAGGAGGAAATCAAGCTTCTAGGGGAAAAGCTGAAGGAGGTAAGGGTTGTAGGGCTGCCACAGAATCAGTGCTTGCCATCCTGAATGGGTTTTGACCCCATTATGCCTATGTCCTCTCATGGTTTCCTAAATTGCAACCCAGCATCATAGCAGGTACCTGGGTCTGAGATGACTTTCATTAGTCTGTTCTGATTTAGGCTGTGAGGCTTCATGGAGCCTTAGTCACTTCTTGTCCCTTGCCTTTCCCATGAGAGGGCTTCTGGAGAAGGGTACCAGAGATGCAAATGGGGCAGATTTGGAGTGCAGCGCAGCTTGCACCACCCACTGTGTCCTGCAGTTCACCCTTTCCCTGCTGTACTTCCCACAGGCTGAGACCCGGGCGGAGTTTGCTGAGAGGTCTGTGGCAAAGCTGGAGAAAACCATTGATGACCTAGAAGGTAAAATGTCCCCACCAGCCCTGTGTCCTTCTTtcctggggtggcactggacaCACCATGCCCCTGGTGGGGCTGGACAGTGCTTGGCCAGAGGGAGGGGTGGTCAGGATTTCTGGGAGCAGAgcggctggatgctgcagcatctggtgtgggagcacagagctcctggggtCTGGGCCCTGCCCTCGGGTAGGCAATAGGGTCACAtccatgctgcctgtgcccgcacacccctgctgccctcagcctgctgctcacagccactCTCTCTCTCCACCTTGTGTCTTCCACTCTATTCCACcatctgctccctgcctgccttcaCCTGCAGATGAAGTGTATGCGCAGAAGATGAAGTACAAAGCCATCAGCGAGGAGCTGGACAATGCACTTAATGACATCACCTCCCTCTGAGCCCCACGCTGGGCACCAGCACTgcacctgctccctgcctgtctCTCCCCAGCTCGGCTGTTTGCCTGCCTGGCCATCCCACCTCTCTCCCTACCCTCTCTGTCCTCCTCTGTCCTACCTAGCCTGTGCCTGTCCATCAGCTCCTTTGGGACAGGAGCTGACCCGGGGTGTTCCCGCTGTACCCCTCTTTGGGGAGACAAGGTGTAGGTGCTTAGAGCTGTTTGTtcagggcaggagagcagccccaCATACTGACTGGACAGTGTAGTTGTAGGCCCATGCCACAGCATTGCCCTGGGGATCAGGACTGTGCCCAGAAGCCCTttgttccagcagctccctccttggctccccagcagcagaagcactggggaccctgcagctccagggctggggggccatttcccccccccaccATGTACTTCCAGCAAAGTCCCCTGGTGCTGCTTGCTGGCCCCAGCATGGGGATGACCTGCATTGGGGAAGCGGCACCTCCACTGCCAAAGCTCAGGCCTGGGGGATAGAGGGTTGGATCCAACTGTGCAGACACCTTGTTTCCCGGCAGGCAGGCGACCCTCACTCCTCCCTCACCCTTCTGTCCTTTGCACATTGCTCTTCACTTTGCATCTCATGacttttcttttgtgttctgTCCCTCTGGGTTAATGAGTTGATATCAATAAAATTTTAACATTGgtttctcctttgttttcttcatgcCACTCTGTCCCTCATCTCCTACCTGTCTCATGTGGGTGCTGTCAGCAGTGTGGTAGGAGGTGGTTGCAGGCAGCTCACAGCCACGGGCCCCCCAGGCTGACTATGGCTGAGACCCAAGAGGTTCCCGTGCTGCCAGGCTGAGTGGGATGGGGCCATTGTGCTGAcccctgccaccccctgacTCTCGTACGCAGCTTTGCCCATTTCTTGCCATCTTCTCCATGAGTCTTTTGGCGTGAAATGTCAGGGTTAGACCTGGTCCTGTCCATTCTCTGTCTCTACTCTCAGACATTGCCTACAAGCAGCAATCTCATTCCTGTCATAGCTCCTGCATCGCCTTCTCTTGGTGAGGAGGCTGGTGCTACCCTTCAGTAGTGATCTCTTGTGATCTCTAAATTGGTCCTGATCCACCTCCTCTTTCCTCACCACCCTACCCTGTCCCAGAACCCAGTTTCCAAATTGGTGGACCTACAGCCTTGTCCCTGCACAAATACTGGCTGCCTCTGGCCAGTCCAGCTGTATCACACCACTGGCTGGGTGGCTTGTGGTGTTTCCAGTGAAGGCTTTCAGAAATGCTGTCTCTTTTCACTAActcacttttttctctctctttcctgtgCTGCGTTGATGTCTCTCCATTTTCTCTAGAGCGCTCTCAGCAGGAGGCCGAAAAAAACCGTGTTCTCACTAACGAGCTGCGGGTCATCCTTACTGAACTTAACAACtgagctgcccagagctcctggccccggcccagcctccctgccccattttggccaggctggctccaggctgggagcccCTCCCCGCTGGGGTGAGGCAGGGTGTGAAGCCTTGCCTTATCCTCATAGGGCCCTGATTGGGCAGGACAGGGCGCCCCTCTGGAGTTGATCAGTTTTTGTGGGAGAGATATGAAAGGTTTTGGGATGTCTTGGGATGCCCATGTAGTCATGGATGTCCTCTGGCATCATCCtagctctgctgggagggatgCGGTGGTTTGTACTGCTGCCTTCCTCCCCTTGTCCTGCGAGTCAGtgggcagcctcttcctcctctcactCTGGTCACCCCAAATTGTACAGGATGGATCCCCTTAGAAAGAGGTCCTTGGAGCGTGCTgggaaggctggaaaagagctggggatccagcagcacctgctgccctaAACTTGGGACGGGGAAGAGGCTAGCAGGGCACACTGGGCGATAGGGCTGGGTGGACAGCAGTCTTGTTCCACCCCCATTTCTGGGGGAAGCAGCATGCCATTTGGAAGTGAACACCAGAGGGAGGCTGCCTTGGCAGAAGGCTGCCTGGCAGAGCTTATCCTTGTAGCCTTGTTAGCTCTGCTCCTTATCTCTGTTGTCCTCTGCCCACTGTCCTGGGCTGTTAAATGGGCTGCTTTCTCACTTCTTTTCTTCACGGAGCACTGCTGGGTCATGCAGCAGGCATTGGTTCTCCGCTTCTGCTGGCCAAGGGTTTGTGCACGTGCCTGCAGCTGACCAGTGGTGATGCCCCAGTGTCTGGCCAAATAATGGTACTCGCCAGCGGCACCAGTGCTGCAGAGTGCTCAGCCACGGGCAACGGGGCAACCTGGGAAGATGGAAATGCTGAAGAGGGGTAACTGCCTGTCCCAGTGACCAGCCTGACTGGCCTGGCTTCCCTGGCAGATCCCAGAGTGGCTGGACTCATCCCTGCCAGAAATGGGGCTACCTGTGTGGACCATGCTCCACAGGGGACGCCCCGTTTGACTGGGGGCTGTTGCTGTACTGAAATGTCcatctctctgtgtgtgtgtgtgtgtgtgtgtgtgtgtgtgcttgtgtggTATGTGTGCGTCCCGCTGCACCTGGGTACATTTGGGTTGTGTCTGTGTGCGTGGCTGGGTGTCCCTTGTATTCACAGAGAGCCTGGCCAGTGCCAAAGAGGAGAACGTGGGGATACACCAGGTCCTGGACCAGACCTTACTGGAGCTGAACAACCTCTGAGCTGCCCTCGCAAGCCCCTATCCCTTTTCCCTATCCAACACATGCACCCCACTGGCATGCTCAGGATGCGGTCATCAGCTGAACTGCATCTTGGCCAAACCCACACCTCCATTGAGAAGGGAAGCTCAGCAGCCTTGCACTGTTGCTCAAGGGGATCTTGTTTGTGCACAGCCTAACTGGCTCTGTCCTGTCTTTATGTCCAAATATTAAAGCAGTTTGACAAGATGGATGGCTGTGTTTGGTCCTTTGGGTGGGTACAGGCACTGGGAGAGGAGATGTGGGTCTTCCTACCCAGCTGATGCATGGAGGGTCTGCAGGACCTATGTAGCTGTGGTGGGCTTGGAATGATAACCACATGGTTTGGACTGTGTTCCCTCATCTCCATCACTTCCTTGGAACAGAGGAGACCTCCAGCTCTCAAGCTCAAACTCACCATCCTCTTCAAGTACACAGTGATAAACCATGTCACTGGCGTGTCCCCTTCCACAATCTGCATGCTACTGGCATGGCAGCTGGGGAAGCCACAAGGTTCTTGACATCTCCATGGAGGGTTCATATTTATGACAGTGAGGAAACACACAAGCACATGATCATGCATGCACACATTATTAGTTGTCAGGGTCTTCTCCAGGTACGGGATTAGCTGCTCACCCTTTGTACTAGTTGCAATTTCTTCTACCAGTGACTGAACGCCTGTCTGAGGGACAGCTGTAGAAGCTAGCAAATATTAATGCAGCAGACAAATGTTCAGGAAGTTTCTTCCTGGCTTGCTATATTTTCTCCAACTCAAATTGAAGAGCAGCCGGATGTGTCTCATTGCTGTTACCAAAATGGGCTGGATTTCCTGGGGATGCCCAAAGCCATTATCTAGTCCTGCCCTTCGCTTCGGGCCCCTCTGTGATGTGGACCAAGCCCTGTTGTCCCACGCTACCCAGCGGATATCCCTCTAAAAGCACATCCACACACTGCCAGGAAACACAATTCATGCTGACCCCTTGTCAAGCCAGACCCAGCAAGAGCCTGACAGGGATAGCTTTTGTTATCTGCTTTCCTTTATTTGCTGTGCCTCTTAGGTCAGGAAAGGAGGGTGTTGAGATTGCATCTCTTtcctgcccaggtgctgctggcctCCCGCCCTCTCCATGGCCCAGCAATTCTGTTTTGTGGTTCTAAGGCCTTCTACAGTATGAAAAAAAGCTCCCTGTGTTATGGGGTGCTCATCTTCAGTTCATCTTCTCAAGGTTGCAAAGtctgctgtgagctgcagcctcccaccCTGGGCCTGGAGGAGTTGGAGGGAGGACAGTACATTGTGTCTTGGACTGCTGAGCTGTTCTGCgcaagggctggagctcctcctTGGGCCCGCCCTCCTCTTCTGCAGTGCATCAGCTGAGCCATTCTGTTGTTTAGTCAAAGCACCTTCCAGGCAGGGGGTTGTCTGGCTTCAAAAAGAACCAGCATGTAAAAGCACCTCTTCTCTGAAGCCTGCACCCTGCACTGCAAACaagcctgccctgtgccccgGTCAGGGtgtgtcccagtgcccagcctctGGGTGCCCTTCGCCTTCCTGCTGGGACAAAGAGCCCTTTCACACCCACTATTTCTTCCCCattagctgctgctgctgcctcctggttTGGACCAGTCCACTCAACTTAACTGTTTACACCTCGCTGCAAGGGGCTTCTTATTGCTTTGAATGACCTGTGATTTGGCAGTGAGATCTTGACTGCTGTTCCCAGGTGATGCTCAGCCTGAGAAAGACATGAGCTATGTCATGGTTCAGCAAAGCTTTGCATTTCCTCCATTCTTCCACTCATCTCCTTTCCCCTGTGGCGTCACAGAGAAATAGGTAGGCCAGGGAAAGCTCTGGGAGCACAGGTCACTGTGGAACTGCTGGCATAGGAGCATGTCTCCCCACAGGTGTCACAGCCCCACGATGAGAACTGAAGtgcccctgccctcctcccttccTGTGTCTCCACCTCTCCCATGGAATTTCAACCTTtggatttctttattttggccTGGCAGACTGAAGATCTCCCCAGAGAGTTTTCAGCCCTGCTGTTAGTTGCCACCCCATTGACATACCAGCACATGAActttcagcagcttctcccctctgctctctgctccagtTTTCTCATCTCTCCAGtgcctctttt
This window encodes:
- the TPM2 gene encoding tropomyosin beta chain isoform X3; its protein translation is MEAIKKKMQMLKLDKENAIDRAEQAEADKKQAEDRCKQLEEEQQGLQKKLKGTEDEVEKYSESVKEAQEKLEQAEKKATDAEAEVASLNRRIQLVEEELDRAQERLATALQKLEEAEKAADESERGMKVIENRAMKDEEKMELQEMQLKEAKHIAEEADRKYEEVARKLVVLEGELERSEERAEVAESKCGDLEEELKIVTNNLKSLEAQADKYSTKEDKYEEEIKLLGEKLKEAETRAEFAERSVAKLEKTIDDLEESLASAKEENVGIHQVLDQTLLELNNL
- the TPM2 gene encoding tropomyosin beta chain isoform X2, encoding MEAIKKKMQMLKLDKENAIDRAEQAEADKKQAEDRCKQLEEEQQGLQKKLKGTEDEVEKYSESVKEAQEKLEQAEKKATDAEAEVASLNRRIQLVEEELDRAQERLATALQKLEEAEKAADESERGMKVIENRAMKDEEKMELQEMQLKEAKHIAEEADRKYEEVARKLVVLEGELERSEERAEVAESRVRQLEEELRTMDQSLKSLIASEEEYSTKEDKYEEEIKLLGEKLKEAETRAEFAERSVAKLEKTIDDLEDEVYAQKMKYKAISEELDNALNDITSL
- the TPM2 gene encoding tropomyosin beta chain isoform X12, whose amino-acid sequence is MASASSIDAVKKKIQSLQQVANEAEERAEHLQREADAERQARERAEAEVASLNRRIQLVEEELDRAQERLATALQKLEEAEKAADESERGMKVIENRAMKDEEKMELQEMQLKEAKHIAEEADRKYEEVARKLVVLEGELERSEERAEVAESRVRQLEEELRTMDQSLKSLIASEEEYSTKEDKYEEEIKLLGEKLKEAETRAEFAERSVAKLEKTIDDLEERSQQEAEKNRVLTNELRVILTELNN
- the TPM2 gene encoding tropomyosin beta chain isoform X11, yielding MASASSIDAVKKKIQSLQQVANEAEERAEHLQREADAERQARERAEAEVASLNRRIQLVEEELDRAQERLATALQKLEEAEKAADESERGMKVIENRAMKDEEKMELQEMQLKEAKHIAEEADRKYEEVARKLVVLEGELERSEERAEVAESKCGDLEEELKIVTNNLKSLEAQADKYSTKEDKYEEEIKLLGEKLKEAETRAEFAERSVAKLEKTIDDLEERSQQEAEKNRVLTNELRVILTELNN
- the TPM2 gene encoding tropomyosin beta chain isoform X6, giving the protein MEAIKKKMQMLKLDKENAIDRAEQAEADKKQAEDRCKQLEEEQQGLQKKLKGTEDEVEKYSESVKEAQEKLEQAEKKATDAEAEVASLNRRIQLVEEELDRAQERLATALQKLEEAEKAADESERGMKVIENRAMKDEEKMELQEMQLKEAKHIAEEADRKYEEVARKLVVLEGELERSEERAEVAESRVRQLEEELRTMDQSLKSLIASEEEYSTKEDKYEEEIKLLGEKLKEAETRAEFAERSVAKLEKTIDDLEERSQQEAEKNRVLTNELRVILTELNN
- the TPM2 gene encoding tropomyosin beta chain isoform X8, encoding MASASSIDAVKKKIQSLQQVANEAEERAEHLQREADAERQARERAEAEVASLNRRIQLVEEELDRAQERLATALQKLEEAEKAADESERGMKVIENRAMKDEEKMELQEMQLKEAKHIAEEADRKYEEVARKLVVLEGELERSEERAEVAESRVRQLEEELRTMDQSLKSLIASEEEYSTKEDKYEEEIKLLGEKLKEAETRAEFAERSVAKLEKTIDDLEDEVYAQKMKYKAISEELDNALNDITSL
- the TPM2 gene encoding tropomyosin beta chain isoform X4, which produces MEAIKKKMQMLKLDKENAIDRAEQAEADKKQAEDRCKQLEEEQQGLQKKLKGTEDEVEKYSESVKEAQEKLEQAEKKATDAEAEVASLNRRIQLVEEELDRAQERLATALQKLEEAEKAADESERGMKVIENRAMKDEEKMELQEMQLKEAKHIAEEADRKYEEVARKLVVLEGELERSEERAEVAESRVRQLEEELRTMDQSLKSLIASEEEYSTKEDKYEEEIKLLGEKLKEAETRAEFAERSVAKLEKTIDDLEESLASAKEENVGIHQVLDQTLLELNNL
- the TPM2 gene encoding tropomyosin beta chain isoform X7, with protein sequence MASASSIDAVKKKIQSLQQVANEAEERAEHLQREADAERQARERAEAEVASLNRRIQLVEEELDRAQERLATALQKLEEAEKAADESERGMKVIENRAMKDEEKMELQEMQLKEAKHIAEEADRKYEEVARKLVVLEGELERSEERAEVAESKCGDLEEELKIVTNNLKSLEAQADKYSTKEDKYEEEIKLLGEKLKEAETRAEFAERSVAKLEKTIDDLEDEVYAQKMKYKAISEELDNALNDITSL
- the TPM2 gene encoding tropomyosin beta chain isoform X5, producing the protein MEAIKKKMQMLKLDKENAIDRAEQAEADKKQAEDRCKQLEEEQQGLQKKLKGTEDEVEKYSESVKEAQEKLEQAEKKATDAEAEVASLNRRIQLVEEELDRAQERLATALQKLEEAEKAADESERGMKVIENRAMKDEEKMELQEMQLKEAKHIAEEADRKYEEVARKLVVLEGELERSEERAEVAESKCGDLEEELKIVTNNLKSLEAQADKYSTKEDKYEEEIKLLGEKLKEAETRAEFAERSVAKLEKTIDDLEERSQQEAEKNRVLTNELRVILTELNN
- the TPM2 gene encoding tropomyosin beta chain isoform X1, whose translation is MEAIKKKMQMLKLDKENAIDRAEQAEADKKQAEDRCKQLEEEQQGLQKKLKGTEDEVEKYSESVKEAQEKLEQAEKKATDAEAEVASLNRRIQLVEEELDRAQERLATALQKLEEAEKAADESERGMKVIENRAMKDEEKMELQEMQLKEAKHIAEEADRKYEEVARKLVVLEGELERSEERAEVAESKCGDLEEELKIVTNNLKSLEAQADKYSTKEDKYEEEIKLLGEKLKEAETRAEFAERSVAKLEKTIDDLEDEVYAQKMKYKAISEELDNALNDITSL
- the TPM2 gene encoding tropomyosin beta chain isoform X9, coding for MASASSIDAVKKKIQSLQQVANEAEERAEHLQREADAERQARERAEAEVASLNRRIQLVEEELDRAQERLATALQKLEEAEKAADESERGMKVIENRAMKDEEKMELQEMQLKEAKHIAEEADRKYEEVARKLVVLEGELERSEERAEVAESKCGDLEEELKIVTNNLKSLEAQADKYSTKEDKYEEEIKLLGEKLKEAETRAEFAERSVAKLEKTIDDLEESLASAKEENVGIHQVLDQTLLELNNL
- the TPM2 gene encoding tropomyosin beta chain isoform X10 produces the protein MASASSIDAVKKKIQSLQQVANEAEERAEHLQREADAERQARERAEAEVASLNRRIQLVEEELDRAQERLATALQKLEEAEKAADESERGMKVIENRAMKDEEKMELQEMQLKEAKHIAEEADRKYEEVARKLVVLEGELERSEERAEVAESRVRQLEEELRTMDQSLKSLIASEEEYSTKEDKYEEEIKLLGEKLKEAETRAEFAERSVAKLEKTIDDLEESLASAKEENVGIHQVLDQTLLELNNL